Part of the Vibrio ishigakensis genome, ATCCGCTTCTTTCTTGAGCAGAGCGCGAGCCATAGGGGAGTCGATAGAGATATAGCGTTTTACTTCTTCCCCATAGATCTCATCCGGACCAACGATTCGAAACTGCTTTATCTCACCCGCTTCGTTTTCTATTTCCACCCAAGCACCAAAGAAAACCTTGCCGTCTTGAGCTGGGGAATAATCGATAACCTTGAGATCGGGCATACGCTTACGTAGATACCTAACCCTACGGTCTATCTGTCTTAGTAAACGCTTGTTGTATTGATAGTCTGCATTTTCAGAGCGATCGCCTAGGCTAGCAGCCCAAGTCACTATCTTAGTGACCTCTGGGCGACGTTCATGCCAAAGGTAGTCGTGCTCTTTTTGCAGCTTTTCGAAACCCTCACGGGTTATCAGGTTAGTTTTCATAGAGTTAAGCTATTCTTTTTTCTTCACTTTACCTAACCTGATACCCAGTTCCAAGAAGGCTTATTCTCTGCCAAGCAGATAAGTTTCGTCACTGCTCACAACAGCGCCATTTTTCAGGAAGTTCTTCCCTAAAATCATACTGTATTCAAAACGGCTACGGTCTTGAAGGTTCACACGAACCGATTTGGTTACCTCGCCTAGGGTCACATTCATCATTACTACTGGGCGCTCGTTTGGCTTTTCGCCTGCTTTTGCACGGATACGCATGATGTCGACGACTTCGCGGGTGAATGACTCTTTCATTCCCTCAGCATTCTGATAGTCGAAGCTCACCATAGGCTTGCCATCTTCCTCGAAGCGCTTGATGTTTAATGCATTCATTGAGCTAACATCGGCACCTGTATCCAATTTTACAGACAAGCGCAGGCCTTCAACGGTGGCTTTCTCGATATAGCCGGCAGTAAACAGCGGTCTTGGGTCTAACAAGTCTTCGGTGCGGGTATTGATTATAACGCCATCTTTATTGAAGCCTCGGCCGATGGCGAAGTAGGTATCATCGCCCTCATCAGCAACCTCAAGAGCAAACTCCATCTGCTGCTCTTTACCGCCTACGGTAACGGGCTCTTTAACGACAGGACGCACAGAGTCACCAACACGAATCTTGCGGTCAACTGGCTTAATGACCTTCTTGTCATCGCCATTGGCGTTCGGGATATAGAAGCTTACCTGTTCGCCACTTTCCCCTTTAACTAACTCAAAACTCTGCACAAACAGTACTGGGGTATCGATAGCAAAAGAAGGTTTTGCCTCTACCGGTGTGCCGTCGATGTATAAGATCTCATGAGGAGTAATGGTAGTTGGCTTACTCTTGCTCAGTAGCTCACCAAAGGTTAGGTCCTCCGCACGCAGAACATTTTTGTCACCTGTGTTGATAACAAAGTGTTTGCTAAGGCTGTTCTTGCCCATGCGTAACTGGGAGCTGTATTTAGAGCGATCCTTTAGGTAGGCAAGGATAGACTTGTTAAAGTCTCCGGCCTCTAGAGGCACTGAAACCAATGGTCTCTCTGTTCCGCTCACGCGAAGCATGCGTACCAGTGGTAGTGTCATCTGTGTCTTTTGTCCCGCCTTGTTTGCGGTATCAAAGGTCACAAGCTTTTTCTCTTCATCAATCTTGATGTTGGTCGCATGTAGTTGGCTGTAGTTGTTGGCCATGCTAAAGCTGGTCTTAAGAGGAATATTTCCGACAAAGATCTCTTCACTACGACCAAGCACACGTGCGTTCTCTTGATCTTGCAGGTAGTCATAGCCTGCAAATACCCAAGCGTGTTTCTTCAAGAAGGTTTTACCTATCAGGATAGGTGCTGAGAAGGCGCTGCGGTCGGTAAGGTTTACGTCCGTATCTACGGTTACACCAGCGATGGTCAGTGGCATATTGATAACCGGGCGATAGATTGGGGTTTCACTGGTGCGACTGCGAATGACACTGGTACGTGCTAGTGGGTATTCCAATGAGATAACCTCACCGCTTACAGGGTG contains:
- the greB gene encoding transcription elongation factor GreB translates to MKTNLITREGFEKLQKEHDYLWHERRPEVTKIVTWAASLGDRSENADYQYNKRLLRQIDRRVRYLRKRMPDLKVIDYSPAQDGKVFFGAWVEIENEAGEIKQFRIVGPDEIYGEEVKRYISIDSPMARALLKKEADDEVEVRTPEGIKLWFVNRISYQSPDWLEND
- a CDS encoding ATP-dependent zinc protease family protein, with product MKKRFTYSLSLLAAALLAPKAIVNEAHAVTMLDSDKAPYTTAAPALTWDEKVILGRVENVYHQDIPELKDLPYIGKIDTGADTTSMHAENIQVYSNNPKYKGLKNTELMQVIVDEYGGPKSNWWLESFDNPERDIQGVVTFDLRHPVSGEVISLEYPLARTSVIRSRTSETPIYRPVINMPLTIAGVTVDTDVNLTDRSAFSAPILIGKTFLKKHAWVFAGYDYLQDQENARVLGRSEEIFVGNIPLKTSFSMANNYSQLHATNIKIDEEKKLVTFDTANKAGQKTQMTLPLVRMLRVSGTERPLVSVPLEAGDFNKSILAYLKDRSKYSSQLRMGKNSLSKHFVINTGDKNVLRAEDLTFGELLSKSKPTTITPHEILYIDGTPVEAKPSFAIDTPVLFVQSFELVKGESGEQVSFYIPNANGDDKKVIKPVDRKIRVGDSVRPVVKEPVTVGGKEQQMEFALEVADEGDDTYFAIGRGFNKDGVIINTRTEDLLDPRPLFTAGYIEKATVEGLRLSVKLDTGADVSSMNALNIKRFEEDGKPMVSFDYQNAEGMKESFTREVVDIMRIRAKAGEKPNERPVVMMNVTLGEVTKSVRVNLQDRSRFEYSMILGKNFLKNGAVVSSDETYLLGRE